A genomic segment from Chloroflexota bacterium encodes:
- the rplO gene encoding 50S ribosomal protein L15 — translation MKPHELVRTPRRRRRRRRVGRGEGSGRGKTSGRGMLGQGARSGPGPTPGFEGGQTPLLRRFPARRGFTNDRFRTDYQPVNLGRLAQFDEGAVVGADELRARGIIDDGLFKILAGGDLPHALTIRAPKFSAAAKKKIEEAGGTAEEIPA, via the coding sequence GTGAAACCGCATGAGCTCGTTCGAACGCCACGCCGGCGACGGCGCCGCCGTCGCGTCGGTCGCGGCGAAGGCAGCGGCCGCGGCAAGACGTCCGGTCGAGGCATGCTCGGCCAGGGCGCGCGAAGCGGGCCGGGGCCGACGCCGGGATTCGAGGGCGGCCAAACGCCGCTCCTCCGGCGCTTTCCCGCTCGCCGTGGCTTCACCAACGACCGATTTCGAACCGACTACCAGCCGGTGAATCTGGGCCGCCTGGCTCAGTTCGATGAGGGGGCCGTGGTGGGGGCGGATGAGCTGCGCGCCCGCGGCATCATCGACGATGGCCTGTTCAAGATCCTGGCGGGCGGCGACTTGCCGCACGCGCTGACGATTCGCGCACCCAAGTTTTCGGCTGCGGCCAAGAAGAAGATCGAGGAGGCCGGCGGCACCGCCGAGGAAATTCCTGCGTGA
- a CDS encoding adenylate kinase, which produces MVFLGPPGAGKGTQAEMLVERLQITHVSTGGLFRQAIAEGAPVGMEVRDYVESGRLVPDHLVMQLVEDLVAGQRNSGICFDGFPRTLAQAEALDGVLASYSAGLHVVLVLDLPDEVALGRLMSRGRDDDDYATARYRLEVYQTTTAPLIQYYTERGLVARVDGDADIDTVAQRIGDALGALVA; this is translated from the coding sequence ATGGTTTTCCTTGGGCCGCCGGGCGCCGGCAAGGGCACCCAGGCCGAAATGCTGGTTGAGCGGCTGCAGATCACCCACGTGTCGACGGGCGGGCTCTTTCGCCAGGCGATCGCGGAGGGCGCGCCTGTCGGGATGGAGGTGCGGGACTACGTCGAGTCGGGCCGCCTCGTGCCCGACCATCTGGTGATGCAGCTGGTCGAGGACCTGGTGGCCGGACAGAGAAATTCCGGAATCTGCTTCGATGGATTTCCCCGAACGCTGGCGCAGGCGGAGGCGCTGGACGGCGTGCTCGCCAGCTACTCGGCGGGCCTGCACGTGGTGCTGGTCCTGGATCTTCCCGACGAGGTCGCGCTCGGTCGGCTGATGAGTCGCGGCCGAGACGACGACGACTACGCGACGGCGCGCTATCGGCTGGAGGTCTACCAGACCACCACGGCGCCGCTGATCCAGTACTACACGGAGCGCGGACTCGTGGCTCGCGTGGATGGGGACGCCGACATCGACACCGTGGCACAGCGGATCGGCGACGCGCTGGGGGCGCTTGTCGCATGA
- the map gene encoding type I methionyl aminopeptidase, protein MNAGKVVVKTPEQIEGMRASGRLLARALALVEAAVEPGVTTNDLNTVADEFIRDNGGTPSFLGVPAGSPGIAPFPGSICASTNDVIVHGIPSGNALQEGDIIGIDCGVILDGWHSDSAVTVAVGEVDDEAERLIAVTRNALYAAVAVALPGNRLGDVGAAVQGLVESAGFAVVRRFVGHGIGRTMHEPPQVPNFGTAGTGAVLEAGTALAIEPMVNVGSPDVRFDADGWTARSADGSLSAHFEHTMVVGATGPIVLTQRAGA, encoded by the coding sequence ATGAACGCGGGCAAAGTGGTGGTGAAGACGCCCGAGCAAATCGAGGGAATGCGGGCATCGGGCCGTTTACTGGCGCGCGCGTTGGCCTTGGTCGAGGCGGCGGTGGAGCCCGGCGTCACGACGAATGACCTGAACACGGTGGCGGACGAGTTTATTCGCGACAACGGGGGCACACCGTCGTTCCTGGGCGTGCCGGCCGGGTCCCCCGGGATTGCGCCTTTTCCCGGCAGCATCTGCGCCTCCACCAATGATGTCATCGTGCATGGAATCCCAAGTGGAAATGCGCTGCAGGAAGGCGATATCATTGGCATCGATTGTGGAGTGATCCTCGACGGATGGCACTCCGACTCGGCGGTAACCGTTGCCGTCGGCGAAGTCGACGACGAGGCGGAGCGTCTGATCGCCGTGACGCGCAACGCGCTATATGCGGCAGTCGCCGTCGCCCTACCGGGAAATCGGCTCGGAGATGTCGGCGCGGCCGTGCAGGGCCTCGTTGAGAGCGCCGGGTTCGCGGTCGTCAGGAGATTTGTGGGACACGGAATCGGAAGGACCATGCACGAGCCGCCGCAAGTGCCGAATTTCGGCACCGCGGGCACCGGTGCCGTGCTCGAGGCGGGCACCGCGCTTGCCATCGAGCCCATGGTGAACGTGGGCAGTCCCGACGTGCGCTTTGACGCCGACGGCTGGACCGCCCGCAGCGCCGACGGCAGCCTCTCGGCGCACTTCGAGCACACGATGGTCGTCGGGGCGACGGGACCGATCGTGCTCACGCAGCGGGCGGGCGCCTGA
- the secY gene encoding preprotein translocase subunit SecY has translation MIQTAITAFRLPDVRRKILFTIGLLVLFRLVAHIPMPGVATDRLQEFFEGNQLLGFLNLLSGGALENFSIVALGVYPYVTAMIAFQVLTPLIPRLQELSKEGESGRKKIAQYTRIATVPFAMLQGFGQITLLRSSQADLISPSLGAPEIVAMLIVMAAGSMFLLWLGELITENGVGNGVSIIIFAGIVAGAPQAVGQALFAGENIGGFLAVVVIGLAMISAIVFVQEAQRRIPVHYAKRVRGNRMYGGQSTHIPLKVNSAGMIPLIFAFSFMLLPGTIASYFEGTDITWLAGLASGIANAMSPSNFIYWVATFFLVIAFTYFYTLVIFQQQNLAENLQKNGGFIPGIRPGRPTQQYLMRVVNRLTLAGSLFLGFVAVLPFLAQLVTNVNAVALSSTGLLIVVGVVLDTMRQLEAQLLMRNYEGFIR, from the coding sequence GTGATCCAGACCGCCATCACCGCGTTCCGATTGCCGGATGTGCGCCGGAAGATCCTGTTCACGATTGGCCTCCTGGTGCTATTTCGCCTCGTGGCGCATATCCCCATGCCGGGGGTGGCGACGGATCGGCTGCAGGAGTTCTTCGAAGGCAATCAGCTCCTCGGATTCCTGAACCTGCTTTCGGGCGGCGCGCTCGAGAACTTCTCCATCGTGGCCCTGGGCGTTTATCCCTACGTCACCGCGATGATTGCGTTCCAGGTCCTCACGCCGCTGATTCCGCGGTTGCAGGAGCTTTCCAAGGAAGGCGAGAGCGGGCGCAAGAAAATCGCGCAGTACACCCGAATCGCCACGGTTCCGTTCGCCATGCTGCAGGGCTTTGGCCAGATCACGCTGCTGCGCAGCTCGCAGGCCGACTTGATCTCGCCGTCCCTCGGAGCCCCCGAGATCGTGGCCATGCTGATCGTGATGGCCGCCGGGTCGATGTTCCTGTTGTGGCTCGGCGAGCTGATCACGGAGAACGGCGTGGGCAACGGCGTCTCCATCATCATCTTCGCCGGCATCGTGGCGGGGGCGCCGCAGGCCGTGGGACAGGCCCTGTTCGCCGGCGAGAACATCGGCGGATTCCTGGCGGTGGTGGTGATCGGCCTGGCGATGATCAGCGCGATCGTGTTTGTGCAAGAGGCGCAGCGGCGAATCCCCGTCCACTACGCGAAGCGCGTGCGCGGCAACCGCATGTACGGCGGCCAGAGCACGCATATCCCCCTCAAGGTGAACTCGGCGGGCATGATCCCGCTGATCTTCGCGTTCTCCTTCATGCTGCTGCCGGGCACCATCGCCAGCTACTTCGAGGGCACCGACATCACCTGGTTGGCGGGCCTGGCCAGCGGCATTGCGAATGCCATGAGTCCCAGCAATTTCATCTATTGGGTGGCGACGTTCTTCCTGGTGATCGCCTTCACCTACTTCTATACGCTGGTCATCTTTCAGCAGCAGAACCTGGCGGAGAACCTGCAGAAGAATGGCGGCTTTATTCCGGGAATACGCCCGGGCCGTCCCACGCAGCAGTACCTGATGCGCGTCGTGAATCGCCTGACGCTGGCGGGGTCGCTGTTTCTTGGGTTCGTCGCCGTGCTGCCCTTTCTGGCGCAGCTGGTGACCAACGTCAACGCCGTGGCGCTCAGCAGCACGGGCCTGCTGATCGTGGTCGGCGTCGTGCTCGATACCATGCGGCAGCTCGAGGCCCAACTCTTGATGCGCAACTACGAAGGATTCATTCGGTAG
- the rpmD gene encoding 50S ribosomal protein L30 yields MASAKLHLRQVRSSIGTTRRQQETLRALGLGRIGKTAEHEQSAAIDGMLVVVGHLVECRREAAE; encoded by the coding sequence ATGGCTAGCGCGAAGCTGCATTTGCGTCAGGTGCGGAGTTCGATCGGCACCACGCGCCGTCAGCAGGAGACGTTGCGCGCGCTGGGCTTGGGACGGATTGGCAAGACCGCCGAGCACGAGCAGTCGGCGGCGATCGACGGCATGCTCGTGGTGGTGGGGCACCTCGTCGAATGCCGCCGCGAGGCCGCGGAGTAA
- the rpsE gene encoding 30S ribosomal protein S5: MQFDGRGRRQAGFLDADGERQRFEDRVVRIKRVSKVVRGGRRFGFNAIVVVGDRNGRVGVSVGRAREVADAIQKGQERARRAMFDVPLTEDGSIPHYVEASFRASKVILRPAGSGTGVIAGGAVRAVLELAGVRNVLTKIIGSSNAINVVQATVEALQALSDPSEQRALRLAAVDSGDDG, translated from the coding sequence GTGCAATTCGATGGTCGGGGACGACGACAGGCCGGCTTTCTGGACGCCGACGGCGAGCGCCAGCGATTCGAAGATCGCGTGGTGCGGATCAAGCGCGTATCGAAGGTCGTTCGCGGCGGGCGGCGATTCGGCTTCAACGCCATCGTGGTGGTGGGCGATCGCAACGGTCGCGTCGGCGTCAGCGTCGGCCGCGCCCGCGAGGTGGCGGACGCCATTCAGAAGGGCCAGGAACGAGCGCGCCGCGCCATGTTCGACGTGCCGCTCACCGAGGATGGCTCCATCCCGCACTACGTGGAAGCAAGCTTTCGCGCGTCCAAGGTCATCCTGCGTCCCGCGGGCTCGGGGACGGGCGTGATCGCCGGTGGCGCCGTGCGCGCCGTGCTGGAGCTGGCCGGCGTGCGAAACGTGCTCACGAAGATCATCGGCTCGTCAAACGCCATCAACGTCGTACAGGCCACCGTTGAAGCCCTGCAGGCGCTGAGCGACCCGAGCGAGCAGCGGGCGTTGCGGCTGGCCGCGGTTGACTCGGGCGACGATGGCTAG